From Kineosporia succinea, the proteins below share one genomic window:
- a CDS encoding FUSC family protein produces the protein MALLHRRLSGSWLFVTESVIAASIAWLIATSILGVRPESFFAPASTMLVLGQIRGQRVRRALEVWGGVLVGILTAHLLRLLTDEPLVTVAGSVLVLSLLAVLTSANAVVVVQGSVSALYVAVGPAVAPSGVSARLVDVVIGGGCALVISQAFTGRAPARHLREDLRSTLVAVSQVLDAVRAAASGGQVPAALDALEQARRLDARIDALRSGMQAVRETSWLRRRNGDRPDFEKTVRHLDYAVRNLRVLARSGVVVARSGAPLPAPLEQALRELSGAVTDLGVLLGTGTGTTVVPTVLHAARTAGEALGEEPRLASAMMIGQIRGLAVDLLRMSGVDERQAPDDVDEALARPVLEPAP, from the coding sequence GTGGCACTGCTCCACCGGAGACTCTCCGGAAGCTGGCTCTTCGTGACCGAGTCGGTGATCGCCGCCAGCATCGCCTGGCTGATCGCGACCAGCATTCTCGGCGTCCGGCCGGAGAGCTTCTTCGCCCCCGCCTCGACCATGCTCGTGCTCGGGCAGATCCGCGGCCAGCGGGTGCGCCGCGCCCTGGAGGTCTGGGGCGGCGTGCTCGTCGGCATCCTCACCGCGCACCTGCTGCGCCTGCTCACCGACGAGCCCCTGGTCACGGTCGCCGGGTCGGTCCTCGTCCTCAGCCTGCTGGCCGTTCTCACCAGCGCCAACGCGGTCGTCGTGGTGCAGGGGTCCGTCTCCGCGCTCTACGTCGCCGTCGGGCCGGCGGTCGCCCCCTCCGGGGTCTCGGCGCGCCTGGTCGACGTCGTCATCGGCGGTGGCTGCGCCCTCGTGATCAGCCAGGCCTTCACCGGCCGGGCCCCGGCGCGACACCTGCGCGAGGACCTGCGCTCCACCCTGGTCGCCGTCAGCCAGGTTCTCGACGCCGTCCGGGCCGCCGCGTCCGGTGGCCAGGTCCCGGCCGCCCTCGACGCCCTCGAGCAGGCCCGCCGACTCGACGCCCGCATCGACGCGCTGCGCTCGGGGATGCAGGCCGTGCGCGAGACGTCCTGGCTCCGGCGCCGGAACGGCGACCGCCCGGACTTCGAGAAGACCGTCCGCCACCTCGACTACGCCGTGCGCAACCTGCGCGTGCTGGCCCGCTCGGGCGTCGTGGTCGCCCGCAGCGGGGCTCCGTTGCCGGCCCCGCTCGAGCAGGCTCTGCGTGAGTTGTCCGGGGCGGTCACCGATCTCGGCGTGCTGCTCGGGACCGGTACCGGGACGACGGTCGTGCCCACGGTCCTGCACGCGGCCCGCACCGCCGGCGAGGCGCTGGGCGAGGAACCCCGCCTGGCCTCGGCGATGATGATCGGCCAGATCCGCGGGCTGGCCGTCGACCTGCTGCGGATGTCGGGTGTCGACGAGCGCCAGGCCCCGGACGACGTGGACGAGGCCCTCGCCCGCCCGGTGCTCGAGCCGGCGCCGTGA
- a CDS encoding iron ABC transporter permease: MSETPAPRPLPGIGIGRGASGAAVLTALFAVVVVTGAWHITQGTSGVGFWDLLRYALGARESVGGVPVGDVLTGSRLPRVLAGVAVGVALGTGGALLQSVTRNPLASPDTLAVTGGAYFALTVVAAFQITVPLWASGTVAFTGGILAAAVVLGLAGAGTGAASTRLILAGSAVAMALDAASATLLILFREGTTGLYAWGSGSLAQLNLDAATRTAPVIAVVLVVALLLSRRLDVLGTGDDAAASLGVPVRSTRILAVLCAVLLTGVAVTLAGPLAFVGLAAPVAVRLAASRIGVLSRHVFLIPACALAGALLVLLSDVVLRAVMGAQAAASIPTGIPTSLLGAVVIVVLALRLRDMGSAPRAHVAVRSRGRFVTVTVVVAVLLVFAATVGLLAGSLWLRVGDIGLWIQGSAPDLIARALDDRAPRVAAAVAAGAALALSGTVVQGTVRNPLAEPGILGITAGAGFGAVIVVTSGVPGGRPTLIVMAVALGLGTFALIAALSWRGGFLPDRFLLIGIGCGYALTGLSTFLLLRADPYDTPRILTWLSGTTYGRTAPDVLPVLAVLLVATPLVFGMRRQLDLLAIDEDTPQIFGVRREHARLVLLTTAAAVAAVSVIAVGVVGFVGLVAPHLARALVGVRHGRIVPVAMLIGGLLVVVADAIGRSVIAPSQIPAGLMMALIGAPYFVWLLHRSRTSA; the protein is encoded by the coding sequence GTGAGCGAAACCCCCGCGCCGCGGCCGCTTCCCGGGATCGGGATCGGCCGCGGCGCGAGCGGGGCCGCCGTGCTCACCGCCCTGTTCGCCGTCGTCGTCGTCACCGGGGCCTGGCACATCACCCAGGGCACGTCCGGGGTCGGTTTCTGGGACCTCCTGCGCTACGCCCTCGGGGCCCGCGAGAGCGTCGGCGGGGTCCCGGTCGGTGACGTCCTGACCGGCTCGCGCCTGCCCCGGGTCCTCGCCGGCGTCGCGGTCGGCGTCGCGCTCGGCACCGGCGGGGCCCTGCTGCAGTCGGTCACCCGCAACCCGCTCGCCTCGCCCGACACCCTCGCGGTCACCGGCGGCGCGTACTTCGCTCTCACCGTCGTGGCCGCGTTCCAGATCACCGTGCCGCTGTGGGCCTCCGGCACCGTCGCCTTCACCGGCGGGATCCTGGCCGCCGCTGTCGTCCTCGGCCTGGCCGGCGCGGGAACGGGCGCCGCCTCCACGCGCCTGATCCTCGCCGGATCGGCCGTCGCGATGGCCCTCGACGCCGCCTCGGCCACCCTGCTGATCCTGTTCCGCGAGGGCACCACCGGCCTGTACGCCTGGGGCAGTGGATCTCTCGCGCAGCTGAACCTCGACGCCGCCACCCGCACCGCGCCCGTCATCGCCGTCGTCCTGGTCGTGGCGCTCCTGCTGTCACGGCGCCTGGACGTTCTCGGAACGGGGGACGACGCGGCCGCCTCCCTGGGCGTCCCGGTGCGCTCGACCCGGATCCTGGCCGTGCTCTGCGCGGTGCTGCTGACCGGGGTCGCGGTCACCCTCGCGGGTCCGCTGGCCTTCGTCGGCCTGGCCGCGCCGGTCGCCGTGCGCCTGGCCGCCAGCCGCATCGGCGTCCTGAGCCGTCACGTCTTCCTGATCCCGGCCTGTGCGCTCGCCGGCGCCCTGCTGGTGCTGCTGTCGGACGTGGTGCTGCGGGCGGTCATGGGCGCCCAGGCCGCGGCCTCGATCCCGACCGGGATCCCGACCTCGCTGCTGGGCGCCGTCGTCATCGTCGTCCTCGCCCTGCGGCTGCGGGACATGGGCTCGGCGCCGCGTGCCCACGTCGCCGTCCGTTCCCGGGGCCGCTTCGTCACCGTGACGGTCGTCGTCGCCGTGCTCCTCGTCTTCGCCGCGACGGTCGGCCTGCTGGCCGGGAGCCTGTGGCTGCGCGTCGGCGACATCGGGCTGTGGATCCAGGGCAGCGCCCCCGACCTGATCGCCCGCGCCCTCGACGACCGGGCCCCGCGGGTCGCCGCCGCCGTCGCCGCGGGGGCCGCGCTCGCGCTGTCCGGGACCGTGGTGCAGGGCACGGTGCGCAACCCGCTGGCCGAACCGGGCATCCTCGGCATCACCGCCGGCGCCGGGTTCGGCGCGGTGATCGTGGTGACCTCGGGCGTCCCCGGCGGGCGTCCCACCCTGATCGTCATGGCGGTCGCTCTCGGCCTGGGCACGTTCGCCCTCATCGCCGCGCTGTCGTGGCGCGGCGGGTTCCTGCCCGACCGGTTCCTGCTCATCGGGATCGGATGCGGTTACGCGCTCACCGGTCTCAGCACGTTCCTGCTGCTGCGCGCCGATCCGTACGACACGCCGCGCATCCTCACCTGGCTGTCCGGCACCACCTACGGCCGGACCGCCCCGGACGTGCTCCCGGTGCTCGCCGTGCTGCTCGTCGCGACCCCGCTGGTGTTCGGGATGCGCCGTCAGCTCGACCTTCTCGCGATCGACGAGGACACCCCGCAGATCTTCGGCGTGCGCCGCGAGCACGCCCGGCTGGTGCTCCTGACGACCGCGGCCGCGGTCGCCGCCGTCAGCGTGATCGCCGTCGGTGTGGTCGGTTTCGTCGGTCTGGTCGCCCCGCACCTGGCCCGCGCCCTGGTCGGTGTGCGGCACGGGCGGATCGTGCCGGTCGCGATGCTCATCGGCGGTCTGCTCGTGGTGGTCGCGGACGCGATCGGCCGCTCGGTCATCGCCCCGTCGCAGATCCCGGCCGGGCTGATGATGGCGCTGATCGGGGCGCCGTACTTCGTCTGGCTGCTGCACCGCTCGCGGACCTCAGCCTAG
- a CDS encoding iron-siderophore ABC transporter substrate-binding protein, giving the protein MSLNRRASGAASLAVIALALAACGTTDVEEAAAVSTPASQTCADDTTETATGPVEMTDGVGRTVKLDKPAERVAVLEWQQTEDLITLCVNPVGVASPDGYTQYVTAEKLPEDAVSVGERGEPDLDALYATDPDLIVMEVYQKDDELLAKLEKRGVPVLATVGADASGQIDNMKEVFSMIGEATGRTERADAVLKEFDQHFADAKQKVADAGVKPTDFLFFDGWIEGSNVVIRPYGKGALFTEIGEALGMTSAWTDEINTAYGSGGVDKSYGLAQTDIEGLTAVGDATLFYANDGTADNYVTELEKSPIWKALPSVKEGRAHAFPNSVWGAGGPKSNEQAIDAYVNILTAK; this is encoded by the coding sequence ATCTCCCTCAACCGCCGCGCCTCCGGCGCCGCGTCGCTCGCCGTGATCGCCCTGGCGCTCGCCGCTTGCGGCACCACGGACGTCGAGGAAGCCGCTGCGGTCAGCACCCCCGCCTCGCAGACCTGCGCCGACGACACCACCGAGACCGCGACCGGCCCGGTCGAGATGACCGACGGCGTCGGCCGCACCGTCAAGCTCGACAAGCCCGCCGAGCGCGTCGCGGTGCTGGAGTGGCAGCAGACCGAAGACCTGATCACCCTGTGCGTCAACCCGGTCGGCGTCGCCTCGCCCGACGGCTACACGCAGTACGTCACCGCCGAGAAGCTCCCGGAGGACGCCGTCAGCGTCGGCGAGCGCGGCGAGCCCGACCTCGACGCCCTCTACGCGACGGACCCCGACCTCATCGTCATGGAGGTCTACCAGAAGGACGACGAGCTGCTGGCCAAGCTCGAGAAGCGCGGCGTCCCGGTGCTCGCCACCGTCGGGGCCGACGCCTCCGGCCAGATCGACAACATGAAGGAGGTCTTCTCGATGATCGGGGAGGCCACCGGGCGCACCGAGCGGGCCGACGCGGTGCTCAAGGAGTTCGACCAGCACTTCGCCGACGCCAAGCAGAAGGTCGCCGACGCCGGCGTGAAGCCGACCGACTTCCTGTTCTTCGACGGCTGGATCGAGGGCAGCAACGTCGTCATCCGCCCCTACGGCAAGGGCGCGCTGTTCACCGAGATCGGTGAGGCGCTCGGCATGACCTCGGCCTGGACCGACGAGATCAACACCGCCTACGGCAGCGGTGGCGTCGACAAGTCCTACGGCCTGGCCCAGACCGACATCGAGGGCCTGACCGCCGTCGGTGACGCGACGCTCTTCTACGCCAACGACGGCACCGCCGACAACTACGTCACCGAGCTCGAGAAGAGCCCGATCTGGAAGGCGCTGCCCTCGGTCAAGGAGGGACGCGCGCACGCCTTCCCGAACAGCGTCTGGGGCGCGGGCGGCCCGAAGTCGAACGAGCAGGCCATCGACGCCTACGTGAACATCCTCACCGCCAAGTGA
- a CDS encoding ABC transporter ATP-binding protein, which yields MSTPAAILRGEELVLRYGRTTVVHGVSLGLEPGRITALVGPNGSGKSTLLRALARLHRVETGRVLLDEQSAAALSVRQFARKVTLFTQSRHAPHGLTVSEVVAFGRHPHRRRFSGPSAHDREAIERALHATGTTDKAARPVGELSGGEMQRVWLAACLAQETDVVLLDEPTNHLDLRYQVETLDLVRDLADQRGVAVGIVLHDLDHAARIADTLVLLHAGRVHATGTPREVLTAEHLTEVYGLPVEVTTEPGTGRLRIDPLGRHPVVRTLPITPKETLA from the coding sequence ATGTCCACCCCGGCCGCCATCCTGCGCGGCGAGGAGCTCGTTCTCCGCTACGGCCGCACCACGGTGGTGCACGGGGTCTCCCTGGGACTGGAACCCGGGCGGATCACGGCGCTGGTCGGGCCGAACGGCAGCGGCAAGTCCACGCTGCTGCGCGCCCTCGCCCGACTGCACCGCGTCGAGACCGGCCGCGTGCTCCTCGACGAGCAATCGGCGGCCGCCCTCAGCGTGCGCCAATTCGCCCGGAAGGTCACGCTTTTCACCCAGTCGCGCCACGCACCGCACGGGCTGACGGTCAGCGAGGTCGTCGCGTTCGGGCGTCATCCGCACCGGCGCCGCTTCAGTGGCCCGTCCGCGCACGACCGGGAGGCGATCGAGCGCGCCCTGCACGCCACCGGCACCACCGACAAGGCCGCCCGGCCCGTCGGCGAACTGTCCGGCGGCGAGATGCAGCGCGTCTGGCTCGCCGCCTGCCTCGCCCAGGAGACCGACGTCGTCCTCCTCGACGAACCCACCAACCACCTCGACCTGCGCTACCAGGTCGAGACCCTCGACCTGGTCCGCGACCTCGCCGACCAGCGCGGCGTGGCCGTCGGGATCGTCCTGCACGACCTCGACCACGCCGCCCGCATCGCCGACACCCTCGTGCTCCTGCACGCCGGGCGCGTCCACGCCACCGGCACCCCGCGCGAGGTGCTCACCGCCGAGCACCTCACCGAGGTCTACGGCCTGCCCGTCGAGGTCACCACCGAGCCGGGAACCGGACGCCTGCGCATCGATCCCCTGGGACGGCACCCCGTCGTCCGCACTCTCCCGATCACCCCGAAAGAGACACTCGCATGA
- a CDS encoding helix-turn-helix domain-containing protein: MTTPDDLGLGTWRRDPGTVVRAGATVPVGDPSPGAIVSESEAHPVAAEWAPHVHPMHELVWVRGGTLTARIKHQIFTVPPGFGLWLPAGVVHGGRVTAAARLHDAFFVPERTPVSFPGPTSITITPLLESLLLRLARPDLDEAARVRTEAVVFDVLEAAERQIALDLPRDARIDAIAQALLADPADDRGLTEWATLLGVSDRTITRAFREATGLSFAQWRQALRVHQALALLSAGAEVQDVSDQLGYSHPSTFIAAFRRVMKVTPGLLAKNQVSENLYPVS, encoded by the coding sequence GTGACCACCCCTGACGACCTCGGCCTCGGCACCTGGCGCCGTGACCCGGGCACCGTCGTGCGCGCGGGCGCCACCGTGCCGGTCGGCGACCCGTCGCCCGGCGCGATCGTGTCCGAGTCCGAGGCGCACCCGGTCGCGGCCGAGTGGGCGCCGCACGTGCACCCCATGCACGAGCTCGTCTGGGTGCGCGGCGGCACCCTCACCGCCCGGATCAAGCACCAGATCTTCACCGTGCCACCCGGTTTCGGCCTCTGGCTGCCCGCCGGTGTGGTGCACGGCGGCCGGGTCACGGCCGCCGCCCGCCTGCACGACGCCTTCTTCGTCCCCGAGCGCACCCCGGTCTCCTTCCCCGGCCCGACGTCGATCACGATCACCCCGCTGCTGGAGTCGCTGCTGCTGCGCCTGGCCCGCCCCGATCTGGACGAGGCCGCCCGCGTCCGCACCGAGGCCGTGGTGTTCGACGTGCTCGAGGCGGCCGAGCGCCAGATCGCCCTGGACCTGCCCCGCGACGCGCGCATCGACGCGATCGCGCAGGCGCTGCTGGCCGACCCCGCCGACGACCGCGGCCTGACCGAGTGGGCCACGCTGCTGGGCGTGAGCGACCGCACCATCACCCGGGCCTTCCGCGAGGCCACCGGGCTGTCGTTCGCCCAGTGGCGGCAGGCCCTGCGCGTGCACCAGGCCCTGGCCCTGCTCTCGGCCGGGGCCGAGGTGCAGGACGTGTCCGACCAGCTCGGCTACTCCCACCCCAGCACGTTCATCGCCGCGTTCCGTCGCGTGATGAAGGTGACGCCCGGTCTGCTGGCCAAGAACCAGGTGTCCGAAAACCTCTATCCGGTGTCCTGA